The sequence below is a genomic window from Acropora palmata chromosome 5, jaAcrPala1.3, whole genome shotgun sequence.
TGACGCATAGTTTCAATTGTTGACGATAATGAATGCATATTTTGCGGAGCTGAATAGCAATAGGTGTAGGAAGAAGGTACTTTTGCAGCGGTTGATATTTACTGATATTTACTGACGGTTGATATTTACTGATATTTACTTGGATATGTTTACATATGGTATTAAGTTCCATTCCCTTGGTGCATGAACAGCGAATGCTCTGTCCCCATAGGTCTTAGTATACGATCTAGGTTGCATTAAAAGTTCACTACAAACAGACCTCAATGATCTAGTATGAGAACGATTATGTAGTTTATGAGCTAAATATCTAGGCAATGTCCCATTCAGTTATACACtgatgaagcaaaagtaaAGAAAGTAAAACGGTATTGAATGGGTAGCCAGTGAAGCTCGCACAAAACAGGTGTGATTTGGTGAAACCTACTCATTTGCAATACAACTCTAGCTGCCGTATTTTGTACATACTGCAATCTTTGTAACTGATATTTAGGCAGGCCATTTAATAATGCATTACAATAATCTAGTTTCGATGTGACAATTGCATGAACAACAACTGCTTCTGATTCTTTAGTGAGATGTTTATTCCTAATTCTAAATAAGTTCCTGAGATGATAAAATGATGATCTACAGATGCTAAACACATGTACACGTGCTCATCAAAGACAACACGCTCTCATCACCAAACATAAAAGCTAAAAGGATGGAGAGGGACGATAGGTTTTGAGTGGATGAGCATGACCTCCGTCTTGTTGCTTAGCTTCAATTCGTTGAGATCCATCCAACGGCAAATAGCAGAAATACAGTTCTCGACCTTCAATTTAGTAGCGTCCACATCTACCGATTTGAATGCAAAGTATAACTGAGTATCTTCGGCGTATAGATGATAAACCAACTCATAATATCTTATTACTTTTGCAAGTGGTGATGTATACATAATTTAGAGTTCAGGTCCCAAAACTGAACCTTGGGGAACTCCCACGGTAAGATCTCGTACCGTAGAATTCGTCTTATTGATGTGAACAAACTGAGTTATTTGAGAAATATAAGAATTGAACCATTGTAGTACAGTTCCACTGATGCCAAATGATTTCTGCAGTCGAGCCAGCAACAGGGTATGGTTAACGCTATCAAATGCTGTTGAGAAATCCaataaaacaaggaaaacgtTCTCGCCCATGTCCAATGACAACATAATGTCATTTGTAACAGTGAGAAGCGCAGTCTCGGTGCTGTGAAAAATCTTGCACTGATTGAAGAGGCTCATGTAGATCATTTTTGCCGAGACAATTACCCTGTTTTCTCTATCAATTTAGATAGGAACTTTAAATCGGACACTGGGCGAAAGTTACTGAACTGCTCAAAATCTGAATTTAATTTCTTAATAAGACACAACAGCAGCGCGACCTTAAGTTCCTTGGGCAGCAATCCAGATGACAATGACAAATTAATCACCCTTCTAAATACAGGAACAAGACTAGGATAGCATTGTCACATGATACTCACTGCAAGTGAATCCAGTGCGCATGCCTTTGTAGTTTAACGCCTAATCAATCCTAAGACGTCTTCATTTGTTGCCATTTCGAACACGCTAAAGCATGACGTACACTCAAATTCCTCCATAGTGCGTATCCCCATCCTCTCTTTCCGAACTAGTCAATCAATTCTTATGAGGTGAAGAAAGATATATAGATGGACGGAAACGTTAATGAAATGTCTAGGTATTCATCTGAAGCTAGCAAATACAATCTTAGTAACAGTGGTTCTAAACTTGAAACAACACCTCGAGTTattaaagaaaacatgacGTGTGGCATGTAACGTATCTGCCAAAAACATACCCTGGCTCTCATAGCAATTATGATCTCTAGGTCTCACTCCCTTTCTGTGAATCAAACTATCATATTGGGTATATGGATATTACGTTCCGATGCGTACTGTCTTGAAAGACGTCTTCCTACTCTTCATGttcaaaatatgcaaaatatgcaaaatgtGCATTCATTATTTCACAATTTGTGACTATGCGTCAGGATTTTGTCACAATTTTGTGACTATGCGTCAGGAAACGAAGTTCAGACTGCGGTACTATTTCTTGAATTACGTCTTCGAGCCTgttaattaacagttattcttcgaggacgcgccggatatgagctgatatatataaccaacgaggccgtaggccgagttggttattatcagctcatatccggcaagtccgagaagaataactgttttagtaaatgttcaagcaattctcttgattttttcgggtgaaaccttctcaaatcgtgacattttctttaccgaagacgccgcgaaaaaattttttccgaccttcaaaatctcagtacaagaaattcgccatcagtttttccttatttggtcaaacttaacgataatggctcatatcatgggcttagggaaccaatcagaaagctggaaaatcattatcctgagctaaaaatttactaaatatagtTATTTGCATTTGGCGTACATAAGTCTGTGGCAgctgttatattttttttatacgACGCGCAACGAGCTACGACTGTTAATATCATCGTTATATATTTTGGAAACTCCAGGAATTAAGGTATACGCCAGCTTTAATAAATTTGgacaaacaataacaactCGCGCAAACAGCAAACTATCATATTGGGTATATGGATATTACGTTCCGATGCGTACTGTCTTGAAAGACGTCTTCCTACTCTTCATGTTCAGAACGAAAGTCATGCCCTTGTTGAAGGAATGTCTACTAGTTTCCTTTGGCATTTACTTTAACCGAGAAATTAATGACAACTTGAATActaagtaataacaataataacgtTTACTTACTATATTACTCCCAGCAGAGTCTTCCCCGCAAGGTTTTTATCTTTTGCCTTAAAGGAACCTCGATTTGATCTTGCCTGCCGCAATGTCTCATGCTTGCCTTATGATGAAGATAGCACTTGTAGgatgaaagatttattgttGTGGTGCACTTTGGTGAAGGGGCATCATTTGGCTATCTGGCAAATCTTCTGAGAAGCCTGAAGGCGTAGTCGCCATTGGTCTTTTTTGCATCCTTCTCACGTATCATTCCGACAGATTTTGAAACCCTTTTCTCGATTTAAATTAGCGAATGAAATCTGCGTAACACAATTATATATAAATTCGGCCATTAACAGCCTTCATCCTTCGACACATGGTCCAACTTGGTAACGTCGTGCTAGTCACCTTTGACCTctagcaaaaaaaatgaaataactttGCCCATTCCAACAAGGGCAGCAATTTATAAGCAAAAAGTGATTTGATTATTCGTCGTGGTGAATCCAATAATTGCGTTTCGAAGGACGAGAATGCATACCAATCGTGTCGTTTTTCATTCCTATGAGTTTTGTGATCTCCGCGGATCAGTGATCCGAAGCCgaaatctttcaatttttcgACGCCATCTTGGACTGGCTAACACACATTCGATTTCATCGATATCTATCGATATTTATCGTTGTTCTCGGTCGCGCAGGGAGCTGGTAGTTACACTTGCAGTGAAATCACTTGAGACGTAGTTTTGAGATTGTAGGCTCAGAGATCTTCAGCCATGTGGTTTTCATTCGTGCTTTCTTTTGCGCTTTTGTTATCGGTGGAACTTTTCCACAGATCTTCCCAATTAAACAAGGTAGGAGAAGTTCAGCTCAATACAGCAATCCAGCCATCATCGGGCAGTCGCCGGTTTTAGACACAACTGAACTTTGCTTTGACTCGAACGCTCTCTAATATTCTGTTGTTACTCGTATAAAAATACTGTCGTTTGTCTCAAGATGTCGTCACTTGATCGTGACCCTCACTGATACACACATAGGGTCGATTCAGATAAGACGAAACGACAACAACGTGAACATAGATATAGTTGAACAAACAAATCACCGATCAAATCTATTGCAAAACCAGCCAATTACAGAAAAATATCGTGCCTAATCAGGTGACTTGCAGAAAGTCGACTTCATTGCCTGAAGACTGGTATGAAGTACGTGGTCAAGACGTCGCGATCCACATTAACTGACGACATCTTGGGGCAGATTATGTTACTTTATATTAATTTAAAGGTAGTTTCTGTTAAATTAATGAATGATCACCAATTGTTCCCCAGGAATTGCCACAGCCATTGGTGCCCGTCATGAGCGAGGTGTCCGTGTTTCATTCCCTTCGGAAAGTTGACCTCTTTGAAGAAGGGCTTCGTTCCATTCTTCAGTCAAGGGTTTGAATACCTACCTCTAAGACTATTCTCTGGTTGGAAAGCTGTCGATAATCTAGATATTCCTTGGTGAAAACCGTCTTTCCCAAACTTCCTCGGCTTGTTCCCGATTTTGTATTCCGCGTTGTCAAAAACTGGGACTTTTTGATTGGTAGCCTATTAATTAGCATTGCGATTTCGAAAAACTGGTATTTTAATCTAATTTGTTCATAACTTATCTGTTCGATAGGTGAAAAGGAAGCAAGTTTTCGCTTTGATGTCAGTTAGGTATCAGGTGTTACGACATTTCGTTTTTTTGCAAGAATCCCTTTGTGTTTCTCGTTAGTCTCAGTCACAGACTTGCACTCCACTACTCTCTCTAGCTTGTAGAATGGTTCTTCACTGTGCATCCCGATGTTCTGATCTTCGCCATTCGAGTCTTGAAACATTAAATTCTGCGTTCGATGGAAGTTCGAGGAAGAGTCTTCGCCTTCTCCGACCACGATTTGTGATGCAGTTTTTAAGTTAGACACGGGAGATAAGATAACTCTTTCTTCCCGTGCTTTTTCACCGCTGCTATTTGCTCCACTAGCCACAAAAGCTGCTTCATTTCTTTGATCGTGATGATAACTGCGGATCGTTGTATTTGCAGCATTAAGTTGCATTCCTCGTTTTGGATTCTTTAGAAAGGCAGTTTGTACTGAGTCTCCTTTTCCAAAGGGATCTTTGAGGAAGTGCTTTAAGGCAAAGCGAAATCTTTTGGCTCTCGTGTAATAGATGAGCGGGTTTACAATCGTGGAAAAGCAATGGACTAGCCCCGAAGTGTAAGAGAACCAGAAATTAGCTTTGCTTCCATCGAGTCGGGCCACAAGTGCGTAGATGAGGACAGGAAGATAACAGAGGAAGAATGCTGCTATGGTCAACGCGATGGTCTTGGTCGAATTAAGGTCTTTACGCATTCGAGCCTTGGCTTGAAGATCAGTcaagttcattatttttaagacCTATTCAAAGGAGAAAAAGCAGAACAATTACattgtattttttaatttttcacctgGTTTTCGTTTGCATGAATAACAGGGCATCGTTGAACTGAAAAGGATAATGGACCTACAATTcatcaaagagaaaaagacCTTTTAAAGTTTCGCCTTTGCTTCTTACAGGATAAAAGATGCAATGCATTTGCTAACTCCCATAGCCCCGTAGCagaaggcttttttttttagcaaagtACAGCTCGAGTTTTGTTTAAGGCTGACACTTCTTCTCCTAATGCTGATACTGTGATAATTTTTAACGGCGAAATTATAAATTGAGATCTAAACTTTGCTTTaatcaaaagcaaaataacttTACTGGTTGACTTGTGGTCTTTCACATGGTCTATTTGAGGACTGTACTGCACCACGCAATTAGGAATCTGGGAAAGGGCATTTATAGACATAACAAAAGAACACGATGATAGTTTGGATTCAGCTAAAATCcggaaaaaaatgattgtgaATATCGAATCGTGCTAGTTTTCTCTTCAACTCAGATCgctaaaaaggaaaacacaagcTGAAACGTTTGTGCACAAACAGATTTACAACACAGTTCATAATATAATTAAAAGAGTTTACACAGGATCTAAATGACGCAAATAagttaaagaagaaaaaattttaGGACGCCGCGTGGTAGCAAAACCGGCTTGTGGCTTGTGGGGCCTGCTGTAACTTAAAATGAGGGAAGACAACATATGAAACTAAAGTATGGAGTGAACAATATCAAAGGgcgattttttttgttaaactgGATCACGCATTGACTTGCggattttaaagaaatttcttATAATGTCTACATGCAGCTTGATATTGCGTAATCCGTTTGACACAAATGCAACACTAGAAAAAGTtcttcaattttaaatttgtataTCCTAGTTTGAATTCGTATTCTCTTGGAGCAATCAATATCACCGGGCGACTTCTTTTAACTGGACTACGCGCTGAATTGCggattttgaagaaatttctTAGAATGTTTACAGCTTGATGTTGCGTAATCCGTTTGACACAAATGTATCACTAGGAAAAGTtcttcaattttaaatttgtataTCTTAGTTGAATTCGTTATTTTTGGCAGTTGCGTGAATATTGCTTCTCGAGAAGCATAAAACTCGGAGTAGCAAGTAAATGTTTTTGAAAGTTTGGCAAATAATTATGTTCTTCGATAAATATCAACTGCTACAAAATTACcttatttctgtttcttctGATGGAGCAAACAATCAGAACCAAGAAGAGGGTTccaccaaaaagaaaaaatatggCCACTGTAATGAATTGGTGTTTTCCTTGCTTGAATATTTCAGCTCTATATCCACCAACTGGTAAATCACCAAGATCAATGCTGTGGATTGAGAGGCAAGACAACTGTGCCAATAAAGTGCAGATAAGCCAGACCAGGAAACAACATAGCGCTGCTTTCCTGTTGGTTTTCCAAGCGTAGTATCTCAGGTTGAAGGCAATGCCAAAGTACATATTTGCCAATAAAACCAACATGGATGCAAGGTTAAGAAGCACAAAGCCACGTTGTAGGAAGGTTATAAGAAACGCAAAGCCCGGTCCTCTAAGTAAATGGGGGTCTAGTAGCGTGTAGACCAAGTGGATTGGCATGTTAATGGCTGCGTTTAACATGTCAACCACAGCAAGGTTTGCCAACAAAAGATTGCAAACTGTTCGGAACGATTTGAAGCGCGCGATTACGAGAAGAATGGACGCATTGCAGAATACTCCAGCCAGGGCTTCAATGACAGTTATTGCACTCAGGAAAATTTTGGCGAAAAGTGGTTTCTCGTAAGTCATTTCTTCCTGGAagtttttttctccttctATTTCTTCTGATATTCGATGAAATCAAAACATTAATAACATTTCGGTAGCATCTTTACAcgatttaaaaatttcttttagcAAAATGCTTTTTATGCCCACCAACTAACAAAGGAGGGAAAAAATACTTACCGAGGAAAGCATATGACAGGAAACTAAACTGCCTGTTTTTCTCGATTTGTCACCTCTAAGGATACctattattttcattgatGCGATGTTCTTGTTGGCATATGTTTTATTGAAGAGGGACAACAATAAGTGATTCTATCAATTTACTGAAGCAAATGAAGGTTTAAGACATCTAAGAGAGTTAATTACGAGGGTCTGATGTGTGACAGTGAAAAGTATCCAGCGGCGGATCGATTGCGCTTCTAAATGGCTACGTGAATCCGGCAAGGTCTTGCATGTATTTAGGCTTAATAGTGATAAGAGACCATCAAACTGAATTCAAGTAGAGGGAAGTAAAGCACTTTTCTTATTGTACCTTTGCCTCGTAATGGGTAATATAAGAGCAACTTTAATTAAGCAGTTGTTGAGAACGGTACATGATTAAAAAACCATGAATTGCCTGTCCAATGGCTATAGTTGTGTGATGTgtccttgttgttgttgtatttcctgaatacttttatttttgccgTGAAAATTACGAAATACCAAACACCTTCTACATTGGCTAAAAATATGCATTTCATCAACACACATTTAATTTTcggtgaaataaaatttggcCGCATGTTTTTGTAGCagcaattttgagaaaaattaGTTCATATCTGGGCAGATATCTTCAAGTccaaaaatgacttttttgaGCAAAAATCAGTTTTTACGAATTTAGTAACGATAGTCTATCAGTTTTGATTCTTGTAAATTTTAATCTAGGACTCTTTGAAggcttttttttaactgactCATATATCTCCGATTTCCTAGAAAAAAAGATCTGTCATCTAGAAGTAAAGTGAATGCCATAGCATCTCACGACAAACAGGCAGCCAACAAATCCTTCATGATAACTTTATAGACTTCTACTCAGGCAACTACTTTTGCTTGGACAGAAGCCACTCAAAACACTCTAGGATAGGCTTACTCTTCCAATTCAGTTAAGCTGACAAggatttattttgtttgatatTTCTTTCATTCCTAGAACCTACTTGAAATCTCACGGTCAACAAGAGAGAGATGATCCAGGACGCTCAAGTCGTTTATGAGTAGCCctttagtttaatttttttgcatcaaacgTGATTGGGGCTATCATTTCCCCGTGAAACTGGATCCGATCTTTTCTTTATTCGTGGTTCGTAGCTCCCTCGCATAATATCTTTTTACGTGCACGTGAAAGCATTTTTTGACTTTAACGTGACCCGTGAAAGAGGAGTTAATTTAAACGTGATTTTAGAAAAAACTTGTTTTACGCGACATAATTTGGCCATCAAGTTAACGTTGTTGTGGTGGAGGTATAAGTATGCTTTGGTATGATTGATGACAAACGAAGCCTTTTAGTTGGATTATGATGAACGAAGACATTTGATGGAAACATCCGTCTCGCAATTACTGAAAATGCATGGACTCTCTCGGCAAAACGGTGCATGCTGGGTAATAAGGATAACTTGCAAGTGCTATCGTAATGAAATTACAGACTTTGAAGTGAGAGTGAAGTCTTATTGTGCTGATTTGAGAGGAAAAATATACCATTCgtcaaaaggtttttttttgttgcatcaAATCAAGGTGACTTTCTCTTTTAAGAGGGTCTAAGATAGGCTTTGTCCATCCCGCTTCCCGCCACCGTgccttttttttgcttcatcCTACCATCCCGCCCAACGAAACGTTTCCATCCCGATCCCGCCTGCTTGTAGTTGTCAACATGCAATTTATGTAAACGTTACTGGCAGACTAGTCTTAAAATTAATTCGTCTctttaaaaaagcaaagacaACATAAGCATGAATCAAGAACTTACCTAACGGTCTCACGGATCCTCTTCAAGGTTTTATAATTCCTATTTCAAACTGCCCGAAATTTTTCGTTCCTGATGAAATCATTGCGACTTGTGCCCCTTTCGTAAAACATGACAGCGCATTTTATCACATCTGAGGCAGCGAAGGGTCAAGATTTTCTGCCCATGGCGTCGCCATGCGCATTCAACACCACTCAAGTCATTCAAGAGAATAGTGACTGAAGTAACTGAAATTGTCTGACCTTTGACGAACACGCACGCCAAGCCAAACGTTCATTATATGGTGTTATGGTAAGTCGACCTAGCGCCATTGATTGTATGTCACCAGTAAACCGGAAATACACAAGttatcatttctttcatataaattatcattgttCGGTGTTTTTTCGGTcatcaaatgatttttgtgATCCTCTAGCCCGCCATCGATTTCAAAACATCCCGCATCCCGACCGTGAAAAACTGCGTATCCCAGTCCCGAGTGGATGATCTCATCCCGCATCCCGCTTCTAATTTCCTTTGCATCCCGCATCCCGCCTCAATGTTAAGCCCCATCTTCCATCCCGCCAAACCTACGTTGGACCCtcttttaatgttaattttacaAGCGGCCCGAGTTcgagaaatgaacaaaattcatACATTTTCGCGGTGTGACTTCTTTTTAAAAGTTCCTTTGTCTTAAATCGTTTCAGTTTTATTGCCCAACAATAAAGCAAGCAATAGTCGGAATTCTAGTTTTAATTTGAGGGCTGTAGGAAGCCATGAACCGTCACTAAAGGCCAAGAGATGATCAAGTCATGACGCCAGTTAACTCAGTGATCTTTCCACAGTGGAAGTGAGTTTAAAGGGTCTTTGTATCTTGTTTCGTTTAAGACTTATTGTGCTTTCCATTCGTGCCTTGTTTTGCACTTTattttgtcatccgtggatctTTTCCACAGTTCCTCTAAATTAAACAAGGTAAGTGAAGCTGTGTACAATACACCAATCCCACTCTCATCAGGTGCCCGCCAGATTTGGAGACAATGAACTTTGCAATGACTCGAACACACTATAacatgtttattattattattactagcaTTAAAGTACTATCGTTTCAAGATGCCATCGTAGATCACCTCCAAATATCATTACATGATCGTGACCCTGAATGGTACACACATAGGGTCAAAGATGCAATTTAGATAAGACTAAGCCTCAACAGCATGAACAGAGATAAGGATGAATTAAGAAACCACCAAAACGGCGGGGATGGAAGTGggtcgatttttttttagcagttTCTGTCAAGTTCATGAATTATCCTGTCACCAATTGTCCCCTAAAAATTGGAACTGGCATTGGTGCCCGTAATTAGCGAGGTTTTCTTGATTCATTCCATCAAGAAGAGCGACCTCCTTGAAGGAAAGCTTCAAGTATTCTGAATCAAGCGTTTGAATACCTCCCTTTATCACTGCTTTTGGGCTGGAAAGCTGTCGATAATCTTGATACTCTTTGGTGAAAACCGTCTTCCCCAGACTTCCTCGGCTTTTGTTCATTAGTGTGAAAAACTGGGACTCTTTGATTAGTAGCCTAAGGAACAttgcaatttaaaaaaaaaactggtattttaaacatttattCACAATTAATCTGTTCGATATGTGACAAATAAGCAAGTTTTTGCTTTGATATCAGTTTAATAAACATAAACCCCTAGCAGGTACTAGGTTTGATGCCGTTTCGTCTTTTTACATGAATCCCTGTCTGTTTCTCACTAGTCTCAGTCACAGACTTGCACTCCACTACTTTATTTGACTTATAGATTGGTTCTTCACTGCGTATCCCGATGTTCTCTTCTTCGCCACCAGAGTCTTGAAACATTTGCGTTCGATGGGAGTTCGTGGAAGGGTCGCCCTGTTCTTCGACCTCTATTTGCGATGCAGCTTTTGAGCTAGATACGTGAGATGTAATGGTTATTTCTTCCCATGCTTTTTCATCGCTCCTATTTGCTCCACTGGTCACAAAAGCTGGTTCATTTCTTCGTCCGTTATGATAACCGTGGATCGTTGTATTTGCAAGATTAAGTTGCATTCCTCGTTTTGGATTCTTTAGAATGGCATTTTGTACTGAGTCTCCTTTTCCAAAGGGATTTTTGAGGAATTGTTTCAAGGCAAAGCGAAATCTTTTGGCTCTCGTGTAATAGAT
It includes:
- the LOC141881534 gene encoding neuromedin-U receptor 2-like, whose protein sequence is MTYEKPLFAKIFLSAITVIEALAGVFCNASILLVIARFKSFRTVCNLLLANLAVVDMLNAAINMPIHLVYTLLDPHLLRGPGFAFLITFLQRGFVLLNLASMLVLLANMYFGIAFNLRYYAWKTNRKAALCCFLVWLICTLLAQLSCLSIHSIDLGDLPVGGYRAEIFKQGKHQFITVAIFFLFGGTLFLVLIVCSIRRNRNKVLKIMNLTDLQAKARMRKDLNSTKTIALTIAAFFLCYLPVLIYALVARLDGSKANFWFSYTSGLVHCFSTIVNPLIYYTRAKRFRFALKHFLKDPFGKGDSVQTAFLKNPKRGMQLNAANTTIRSYHHDQRNEAAFVASGANSSGEKAREERVILSPVSNLKTASQIVVGEGEDSSSNFHRTQNLMFQDSNGEDQNIGMHSEEPFYKLERVVECKSVTETNEKHKGILAKKRNVVTPDT